A single region of the bacterium genome encodes:
- a CDS encoding PKD domain-containing protein, protein MVSAQTIADLQAQITALLEQVQKLQVLLGQPQKAEGWCHTFNTNLSIGSGSDEVAHLIVALRKEKFDVGDTDFYDETIASAVTGFQEKYRSEILAPAGLKNGTGYVGGRTRAKLNTLYNCGVAERVPVQKPAVYQRQSPVFQPEAAVQETSPSQPTSQFGYPAPEAVLLPSADIAVQQSQGWIAQKITCFFEGSVSQQLCSTVNKDGKKFVLFGAGNTTAVGTAFGFPGEMLTWQSSCGGLTYSTVGQSEQVTFSCDTAKPQPSITLLSPNGGELWQAGKSYVVSWRNSGFHKWIGAHLKRAGRGPMLLNGEDSLPIGTFKDTDNFMFTVPREVLSGDDYLIKIINFDDVSHGVDEAVDFSDAPFSISNPSPTQPGVAYPAEKEVIEITCDRASCNKEPFITGIDGPTSLMVGESGIWTIKASDPEGGCLYYYVMDWGDKSNGEEILGMTNGVCLQGVTFTHTYMQSGYYKVLFQVNDPSGRITQSVQEIIVK, encoded by the coding sequence ATGGTTTCCGCACAAACGATTGCGGATCTACAAGCGCAGATCACTGCGCTGCTTGAGCAGGTGCAGAAGCTCCAGGTGCTGCTCGGGCAGCCGCAGAAGGCAGAGGGGTGGTGCCATACCTTCAACACGAATCTCAGCATTGGCAGTGGTAGCGATGAGGTCGCGCATTTGATAGTCGCTCTCCGAAAAGAGAAATTCGACGTCGGCGACACTGACTTCTATGACGAGACGATCGCATCCGCCGTCACGGGTTTTCAAGAAAAATACCGGAGTGAAATCCTCGCGCCAGCCGGACTAAAAAATGGCACCGGATACGTCGGTGGGCGTACCAGAGCGAAACTGAACACGCTCTACAATTGTGGGGTTGCGGAGCGCGTGCCGGTACAAAAACCAGCGGTGTATCAGAGGCAATCTCCTGTCTTTCAGCCGGAAGCAGCAGTGCAGGAAACTTCTCCGTCACAGCCGACGTCTCAATTTGGGTATCCGGCGCCGGAGGCAGTGCTGCTGCCCTCCGCAGATATTGCCGTGCAACAATCGCAGGGTTGGATCGCGCAGAAAATCACCTGTTTTTTTGAGGGGTCCGTTAGCCAACAGCTCTGCTCGACGGTCAATAAGGACGGCAAAAAATTCGTTCTGTTCGGTGCCGGCAACACCACGGCGGTCGGCACGGCCTTTGGCTTTCCCGGCGAAATGTTAACGTGGCAGAGCAGTTGCGGCGGATTGACATACTCGACAGTCGGGCAGAGCGAGCAGGTTACTTTTAGCTGCGATACGGCAAAACCACAGCCATCCATTACGCTCCTCTCGCCGAACGGCGGAGAGCTCTGGCAGGCAGGCAAGTCGTATGTGGTGTCGTGGCGCAACAGCGGTTTTCACAAGTGGATCGGTGCGCATTTGAAGCGCGCAGGCCGTGGACCGATGCTCCTTAATGGAGAAGATTCACTGCCGATCGGCACGTTTAAGGATACGGATAATTTTATGTTCACCGTGCCGCGCGAGGTGCTGTCGGGCGATGACTATCTCATCAAAATTATCAATTTTGATGATGTGTCACACGGCGTAGACGAGGCGGTTGATTTCAGCGATGCACCGTTCAGCATTTCAAACCCGTCGCCGACGCAGCCCGGGGTTGCGTATCCGGCGGAAAAAGAGGTTATCGAAATTACCTGTGATAGAGCTTCCTGCAACAAAGAACCCTTCATCACGGGGATTGACGGACCGACATCGCTTATGGTTGGTGAATCCGGCATATGGACAATAAAAGCATCTGACCCTGAAGGAGGGTGCCTCTACTATTACGTTATGGACTGGGGAGATAAGAGCAATGGAGAAGAAATCTTAGGCATGACTAATGGAGTGTGTCTTCAGGGCGTGACATTCACACACACCTATATGCAAAGCGGATACTACAAGGTACTCTTTCAAGTGAACGACCCCTCGGGCCGCATTACCCAAAGCGTGCAAGAAATAATCGTGAAATGA
- a CDS encoding PEGA domain-containing protein produces the protein MPLSETKELKEGGGLLFLGSYNEAGYPQGKGTIKVYLLNSFPPPYPDFTLKGPMTLTEELSSKWEREMPVGTYTITYEDLDDHGAPPPETKILERNGTITFDAAYGSPKAHVFTIDSKPSGAKVYLDGSLLGNAPIKAKISLDSTKHAIRCSLHGYEDYNYYDYRAQEPGSTTYSIGAKWTCAMVAQKEQPRSSATKSPTPPSLKSVSEVKLKSELMPPPQPEINEQLSSPQADTLQTPPRKPQGFFSRIWRAILSIFGK, from the coding sequence ATGCCTCTATCCGAAACCAAAGAACTCAAAGAAGGCGGCGGGTTGCTCTTTCTTGGAAGTTATAACGAAGCAGGATATCCACAGGGGAAAGGAACGATCAAGGTTTATCTTCTTAACTCTTTTCCGCCTCCATACCCCGATTTTACCCTAAAAGGTCCTATGACTCTGACGGAAGAATTAAGTTCCAAGTGGGAAAGAGAGATGCCAGTCGGAACATATACTATAACCTATGAGGATTTGGATGATCACGGAGCACCTCCTCCCGAGACAAAAATACTTGAACGCAACGGCACCATTACTTTTGACGCGGCTTATGGTTCTCCCAAAGCCCACGTATTTACCATCGATTCCAAACCTTCTGGAGCAAAAGTGTATCTTGACGGATCATTGCTCGGAAACGCACCAATAAAAGCAAAAATTTCGCTGGACAGCACAAAACATGCTATTCGCTGTTCGCTCCATGGATATGAAGACTATAATTACTACGATTACAGAGCGCAGGAACCGGGTTCGACAACATATTCTATAGGCGCAAAGTGGACGTGCGCGATGGTTGCTCAAAAGGAACAGCCGAGGTCATCTGCAACGAAATCTCCTACTCCGCCGTCTCTTAAAAGCGTGTCAGAGGTTAAATTGAAAAGTGAGTTGATGCCGCCGCCCCAACCAGAAATTAACGAGCAGCTCTCATCTCCTCAAGCCGATACGCTACAAACTCCTCCTCGAAAACCGCAGGGATTTTTCTCTCGCATCTGGAGAGCCATACTTTCTATTTTTGGAAAGTGA
- a CDS encoding peptidoglycan-binding protein encodes MRTFFCARALASAMIIGTVISPIAPLTALAAHVEDDPWHRGTAAGAEQTASALLAVSTASGKTETAPSGISSEWNFSDDETELYHTIRFPFDPPPISFRVYYKKPGESAFTRVAEFTLLPTSCDTQATVSSWTLHKRCNDSRWEINSPHLAPSSYTDGEYRFYLSSINGSGKEHPSQEFSLTYPTTPPSEQVSQTSAASLQSQLDAAKAKVNELVEKLQKSATTPSTPTLAPAPSPSSAVSTPAPTPTSVVREVPTITRNLSRGASGEDVKKLQKFLAQDKSVYPEGLATGFYGALTEAAVKRFQEKHGVEAAGSIGPKTRAKLSELATGQPGAQAVGRSERPMPLSAVAIGKTAIRGASGEHVKKVQEFLGMFPEIYPNGQATGYFGEQTEKAVKKFQEKVGLAQTGEVDDKTKDTLDRLLVAGEKKQPPKITDVTPSSGSAGITVTLSGRGFTDEDNAIMMRGKIVATALKAYDNNSQIDFVLTSDAPCAPGSKKPCPIKVVNANGISNAKPFKLESFVYTPPGLDTNTPPEPEPAPLPEPEPIPPPLSDTGAPTRSDGSPSGELAHGTKSATLSLTTDENATCKYASVSGTSYSSMTLTFSTTGSTTHSTSVSGLTDGTSYNYYARCSDSAGNVNADDYAISFSVATPPKPVITMLSPTKGVVSTAVTITGSGFTTTGNTVSFAGTDAATNLPSTDGKTLTFSVPTGTTCTIGSTCAVAVRNVNGTSNESAFLLTQNIAPVQVVFPNGNENLVQGVDFTLSWTGGTDRVDIVLVEEGATQGADPGAFIVGWIAHAQSPNSTVNWNVKTVCSDDGSVCTDVTPGKYKLMALSEDELGALMIWDDATESPGNWDLSNSAFTISPSATLTVVVPNGGEIGSQNSAFIICWATIDLKSQAVNIQLLKNGALYRTITSYRQASPNGAFITNWLIPGDVPEGADYQIKISDAAVPQVSDMSDKPFSITAATSAIRVNQPNGSPYNWSEIWYSGFDGPVSWYSTNILSKTVHINLWKGGFFYRSLARDVPQAYYWNAGTSYTTGWFYTQVKIPADVPAGKDYKVEIVDAANPSIRDFSDYDFAVVQYPSYLTIKGKFTDYLNKTPIANTQISTWDGSYSWYQDSSRASGDFALIATTSDLLLSRGHSFWVYPSRYDYKYWRIQSNSLGLYAYVQVFPFIGKSLVIPLTSGDIDLGELSFWPFVDWGSLVSDIPTRSSINYRSAETGQSTSNYWYYSSFSNSQYLWKAIPQALDVWARIEDKPGNAYYSPMLALPQSPAVPSQTLAFFNRVAAWEPYTISAYAWYYPQLLKIGTPLTYGNAYAYGGVAPYTWSVLSGSLPPGVTLSSSGAISGAATEAGVFDSILLVQDANKVHGVTSRLRFDVRTETGVQVPTIKVTYPQARQEMYPGGTYYIQWDSFGITSKTIVLDLYKGGSFIKKIAGFAQGTEGGSFTYYWKIPTDLAGGTDYSVRVSDSNNTATYGESDLFVIPARTTSFYWSTWKGTYLPYVWFTYATSTNPSTVSYKLYETKSGGAAPTVVSTFGTLNCNQSLLSGAWRLYVSCYYGYATPQWAIQYNTWASASAFSPAEYTYELKAVDSAGTEKSVVTAKTHVFEAVTITSPTGSDAPLSTQAPTFRWTLPGDWPSLLEKPYQISVWDAATGNYIHYMYGLTAPGDSAGYRKYDGPALDPTKKYGFMVTYQRSVLDPATATYVGNIAMSATTTSFSVGQ; translated from the coding sequence ATGCGTACCTTTTTTTGTGCACGCGCGCTCGCGAGCGCCATGATTATTGGCACCGTCATCTCTCCGATCGCGCCGCTCACTGCGCTCGCCGCGCACGTCGAGGATGATCCGTGGCACCGAGGCACCGCCGCGGGCGCGGAGCAGACGGCCTCTGCTCTCCTTGCGGTAAGCACCGCAAGCGGAAAAACGGAAACCGCTCCCTCCGGCATCAGCTCTGAGTGGAACTTTTCAGACGATGAAACAGAGCTCTACCACACCATACGTTTTCCCTTTGATCCGCCGCCTATATCCTTTCGCGTCTATTACAAGAAGCCCGGGGAGAGCGCCTTCACCCGCGTTGCGGAGTTTACGCTGCTCCCGACCTCCTGCGACACACAAGCGACCGTAAGCTCGTGGACCCTCCACAAACGCTGCAACGACTCCCGCTGGGAGATCAACTCCCCGCATCTTGCGCCATCCTCGTACACAGACGGCGAATATCGCTTCTACCTCTCGTCAATCAACGGCTCGGGCAAGGAACACCCGTCGCAGGAGTTTAGCTTGACGTATCCGACAACACCACCGAGCGAGCAGGTGAGTCAAACGAGCGCGGCGAGCCTCCAGTCGCAGCTTGACGCCGCGAAGGCAAAGGTCAATGAGCTTGTAGAGAAGCTCCAAAAGAGCGCGACGACGCCAAGCACGCCGACTCTCGCACCGGCTCCGTCACCGAGCTCGGCCGTGAGCACGCCTGCTCCGACGCCGACATCAGTAGTGCGGGAGGTCCCGACCATCACCCGCAACCTCTCGCGCGGTGCCTCAGGGGAGGATGTGAAAAAACTCCAGAAATTCCTTGCTCAAGACAAGAGCGTCTATCCAGAAGGGCTTGCCACGGGTTTTTATGGCGCGCTCACTGAGGCTGCGGTCAAACGCTTCCAGGAAAAGCACGGCGTTGAGGCGGCCGGCAGCATCGGGCCAAAAACGCGAGCGAAACTCTCCGAGCTTGCGACGGGTCAGCCGGGCGCACAGGCAGTCGGACGGAGCGAGCGGCCGATGCCACTCAGCGCTGTCGCCATTGGAAAGACTGCGATACGCGGCGCATCGGGTGAACATGTAAAAAAAGTTCAGGAATTTCTCGGAATGTTCCCAGAGATTTACCCGAACGGCCAGGCAACCGGCTACTTCGGCGAGCAGACGGAAAAAGCGGTGAAAAAATTCCAGGAGAAAGTTGGTCTCGCGCAAACGGGAGAAGTTGACGACAAGACAAAAGACACCCTCGATCGTCTCCTTGTTGCAGGAGAGAAGAAACAGCCGCCAAAAATTACTGACGTTACCCCGAGCTCCGGATCAGCCGGCATCACCGTTACCCTCTCCGGCCGCGGGTTTACCGACGAGGATAACGCCATCATGATGCGCGGGAAAATCGTGGCAACCGCCCTCAAAGCGTACGACAATAACTCCCAAATTGACTTTGTACTCACCTCGGACGCCCCATGCGCTCCGGGCTCGAAGAAGCCGTGCCCGATAAAGGTGGTGAACGCAAACGGCATTTCAAACGCAAAGCCCTTCAAGCTCGAGTCGTTCGTCTACACCCCGCCGGGACTAGACACAAACACCCCTCCCGAGCCGGAGCCCGCACCGCTCCCGGAGCCGGAGCCCATACCTCCGCCCCTCTCAGACACCGGCGCGCCGACTCGCTCAGACGGCTCTCCTTCGGGAGAGCTCGCGCACGGCACGAAGAGTGCGACGCTCTCGCTCACAACCGACGAAAACGCGACATGTAAGTATGCAAGCGTATCCGGTACGTCCTACTCTTCGATGACGCTCACGTTCTCGACGACCGGGAGCACGACGCACTCGACGAGCGTCTCCGGCCTTACGGACGGTACGTCATACAATTACTATGCGCGCTGCTCGGACAGCGCCGGGAACGTCAATGCGGATGATTACGCGATTTCGTTCAGCGTGGCAACCCCGCCAAAGCCCGTTATCACCATGCTCTCGCCGACGAAGGGCGTCGTCAGCACTGCTGTAACCATCACCGGCTCTGGCTTCACCACAACAGGCAACACGGTGAGCTTCGCTGGAACAGACGCTGCTACCAATCTTCCTTCCACCGACGGCAAAACACTTACCTTCAGTGTTCCAACGGGAACCACATGCACGATCGGCTCGACCTGCGCCGTCGCGGTGCGGAATGTGAACGGCACGAGCAACGAGAGCGCGTTTCTCCTCACGCAAAATATCGCGCCCGTGCAGGTTGTCTTCCCGAATGGGAACGAAAATCTCGTCCAGGGGGTTGACTTTACCTTAAGCTGGACCGGCGGCACGGACCGGGTAGACATTGTGCTCGTTGAAGAAGGCGCGACTCAAGGCGCGGACCCCGGCGCATTCATCGTCGGTTGGATTGCGCACGCCCAAAGCCCCAACAGCACGGTCAACTGGAACGTAAAAACCGTCTGCAGCGATGACGGGAGCGTCTGCACCGATGTTACGCCCGGGAAATACAAACTGATGGCGCTCTCGGAGGATGAACTCGGAGCACTGATGATCTGGGACGACGCAACCGAGAGTCCCGGCAACTGGGATCTCTCAAACAGCGCCTTCACGATAAGCCCGTCTGCAACGCTCACGGTTGTGGTCCCGAACGGCGGCGAGATCGGCTCGCAGAACTCGGCGTTCATCATCTGCTGGGCAACGATTGACCTCAAGAGTCAGGCCGTCAACATTCAACTGTTAAAGAACGGCGCGCTGTATCGGACAATCACCTCATATCGGCAAGCGTCTCCGAACGGCGCGTTCATCACGAACTGGCTCATCCCGGGCGACGTACCGGAAGGCGCGGACTACCAGATTAAAATTTCAGACGCGGCCGTGCCGCAAGTGAGCGACATGAGCGACAAGCCGTTCTCGATCACCGCCGCCACATCCGCGATTCGGGTCAATCAGCCAAACGGCAGCCCCTACAACTGGAGCGAAATTTGGTACTCCGGCTTTGACGGGCCAGTGAGCTGGTACAGCACCAACATTCTCTCGAAAACCGTACATATCAACCTTTGGAAGGGCGGGTTCTTCTACAGGAGCTTGGCGAGAGATGTCCCGCAGGCATACTACTGGAACGCTGGCACGAGCTATACCACCGGCTGGTTCTACACTCAGGTGAAAATCCCCGCCGACGTGCCGGCAGGCAAGGATTATAAAGTGGAAATCGTGGACGCCGCAAACCCCTCTATCCGCGATTTCAGCGACTATGATTTTGCCGTGGTGCAATACCCCTCATACCTCACCATAAAAGGCAAATTTACTGACTACCTCAATAAAACACCTATCGCAAATACACAAATCAGCACCTGGGACGGGTCGTATTCCTGGTACCAGGACAGCTCGAGAGCAAGCGGTGACTTTGCTTTGATCGCCACCACCTCAGACCTCCTGCTCTCGCGCGGGCACAGCTTTTGGGTGTATCCTTCGCGCTACGATTATAAGTATTGGCGAATCCAATCCAATTCCCTCGGGCTCTATGCATACGTCCAGGTCTTTCCGTTTATAGGCAAGAGCCTCGTTATCCCGCTCACGAGCGGAGACATCGACTTGGGGGAGCTTTCGTTCTGGCCATTCGTTGATTGGGGTTCTCTGGTCTCCGATATTCCGACGCGGTCAAGCATCAACTACCGCAGCGCGGAGACCGGACAATCAACGTCCAACTACTGGTACTATTCAAGCTTCTCGAACTCGCAATACCTCTGGAAGGCAATCCCGCAGGCGCTCGACGTATGGGCACGCATTGAGGACAAGCCGGGAAATGCCTACTACTCCCCGATGCTCGCTCTCCCGCAGAGCCCGGCCGTCCCATCGCAAACACTCGCCTTCTTCAACCGCGTTGCCGCGTGGGAACCGTACACGATCAGCGCGTACGCGTGGTATTATCCGCAGCTTCTCAAAATAGGAACGCCGCTCACCTATGGCAATGCGTATGCATACGGAGGCGTCGCACCATATACATGGAGCGTGCTCTCGGGGAGTCTGCCGCCGGGCGTAACGCTCTCTTCCTCCGGGGCAATCTCCGGAGCGGCGACGGAGGCCGGTGTGTTTGATTCGATTCTTTTGGTGCAGGATGCAAACAAGGTGCATGGCGTTACATCCCGACTTCGCTTTGATGTACGAACTGAGACCGGTGTGCAAGTGCCGACGATCAAAGTGACATACCCGCAGGCGCGGCAGGAAATGTATCCAGGCGGCACTTACTATATCCAGTGGGACAGCTTTGGCATCACGAGCAAGACGATAGTCCTTGACCTCTATAAAGGCGGCAGCTTCATCAAGAAAATTGCCGGATTCGCGCAGGGAACTGAGGGAGGAAGCTTCACCTATTACTGGAAGATACCGACCGACCTTGCGGGCGGCACGGATTACTCGGTGCGCGTATCAGATTCGAACAACACCGCTACCTATGGCGAATCTGACCTCTTCGTTATCCCGGCGCGAACCACCAGTTTCTACTGGAGTACATGGAAAGGAACCTACCTACCGTATGTCTGGTTCACGTATGCCACCTCGACCAACCCGTCAACCGTGAGCTATAAACTCTACGAGACGAAGTCAGGAGGAGCAGCACCAACGGTCGTGTCCACGTTTGGGACTCTGAATTGTAACCAGAGCCTGCTCTCCGGCGCATGGCGGTTGTACGTCTCATGTTACTACGGCTACGCTACGCCCCAATGGGCAATTCAGTACAACACATGGGCTTCAGCCTCGGCATTTTCACCCGCAGAATATACCTATGAACTGAAAGCCGTTGACAGCGCCGGCACAGAGAAATCAGTCGTCACCGCGAAAACACATGTGTTTGAAGCAGTTACTATCACGAGCCCGACCGGCAGCGATGCTCCCTTGAGCACCCAGGCCCCGACTTTCCGCTGGACCCTCCCCGGAGACTGGCCAAGTTTGCTCGAAAAACCGTACCAGATTTCAGTCTGGGACGCAGCGACCGGCAATTATATTCACTATATGTACGGATTGACGGCCCCGGGCGACTCTGCAGGATACAGAAAATATGATGGCCCGGCACTCGACCCGACGAAAAAATACGGCTTCATGGTGACCTATCAGAGGAGCGTCCTCGATCCGGCTACCGCCACGTATGTGGGCAACATCGCCATGAGCGCGACAACCACGAGCTTTTCAGTGGGACAGTAA
- a CDS encoding Glu/Leu/Phe/Val dehydrogenase dimerization domain-containing protein: MAAQSILGTHEFSDERRGFHAFIAIDDLTLGPALGGIRMYPYRCLEEARTDCERLARAMTLKSALARVPLGGGKMVVVGNPLTDKKDALYRFVADCINPLGGTYIAACDVGWNPPDLLALGKLTPYAALPPRKGICDDDTAEMTATGVVFGIQAVIEHCCDTREIRDLWFALQGIGNVGRRTGIKLYRSGAGNIFICDDITEKVRLFKHVCPRENVEVSSTATIYDQPADIFVPCARGGVLTEETIERLAEAGFSAVAGSANNQLAEPEEHTAALLYEKDICYAPDFVINAGGVIDCAAKIAGKYSKESTKAKALEIGPRLLDIFKRAKAANCSPHTIALADAERILGEARTKKVTPQTPPVSPA; this comes from the coding sequence GTGGCAGCACAAAGTATTCTTGGCACGCATGAATTCTCCGATGAACGCCGCGGTTTTCACGCATTTATCGCCATTGATGACCTCACGCTCGGCCCAGCCCTTGGCGGCATACGGATGTATCCGTATCGCTGCCTTGAGGAAGCGCGCACGGACTGTGAACGCCTCGCGCGCGCCATGACCTTGAAGAGCGCTCTCGCCCGAGTGCCGCTTGGGGGCGGTAAAATGGTCGTCGTCGGCAACCCACTCACGGACAAAAAGGATGCGCTCTATCGCTTCGTCGCTGATTGTATCAACCCGCTCGGTGGTACCTACATCGCCGCCTGCGATGTTGGTTGGAACCCGCCCGACCTTCTCGCTCTTGGCAAACTCACCCCCTATGCTGCCCTGCCTCCCCGCAAAGGCATCTGTGATGACGATACCGCCGAGATGACCGCGACCGGCGTTGTCTTCGGCATACAGGCAGTAATCGAGCACTGCTGCGACACCCGCGAGATACGCGACCTCTGGTTTGCGCTTCAAGGTATCGGGAATGTTGGAAGACGCACGGGAATAAAGTTGTATCGAAGCGGTGCTGGCAATATTTTTATCTGCGACGACATCACAGAAAAAGTCCGGCTATTTAAACACGTCTGCCCTCGCGAAAATGTGGAGGTGAGTTCAACGGCAACGATCTACGACCAACCGGCTGACATCTTCGTCCCCTGCGCGCGCGGCGGCGTCCTCACCGAAGAAACAATCGAACGTCTCGCCGAGGCCGGCTTCTCGGCAGTTGCCGGCTCGGCGAACAACCAACTCGCCGAGCCGGAAGAGCACACCGCGGCGCTGCTCTACGAAAAGGACATCTGCTATGCGCCGGATTTCGTTATTAACGCCGGTGGCGTCATCGACTGCGCTGCAAAAATCGCCGGTAAGTACAGTAAGGAGAGCACGAAGGCAAAAGCGCTTGAAATCGGCCCGCGCCTTCTCGATATTTTCAAGCGTGCGAAGGCGGCCAATTGCTCCCCGCACACGATCGCCCTCGCCGATGCAGAGCGCATCCTTGGAGAAGCGCGAACAAAAAAAGTCACACCGCAAACCCCGCCCGTATCCCCCGCATGA
- the thrS gene encoding threonine--tRNA ligase: protein MPNENLQHIRHSLAHLLAAAVHELYPEALPTIGPATESGFYYDFDCGETPLSAESLPAIEAKMRELLPIWDAFEREEVSEKQARTHFKNNSYKLELIDEIVSRNEPLTLYHAVPFKTYNLQPTTLFTDLCRGGHVEDASEIAPESFALSHIAGAYWRGDEKNKMLTRIYGIAFHTKDDLNAHLAMLEEAKKRDHKKLGRELDLFTFSETVGKGLPLWTHKGTTIRRELERFIVDEEIRRGYLHVSTPDIARLALYEKSGHYPHYKDSMYAPITIDDEKFMLRPMTCPHHYELYLRKQHSYRDLPVRIAEVAKLYRYEQSGELAGLQRVRVFSLADAHIICATEEQAGEEITGALDLIEYVAGVFGLKQGEHFSYRLSLGDRDDEKKYYKNDQAWDKGETLLRNLLESRNCRFYEAEKEAAFYGPKIDIQMKNVNGKEDTAFTVQYDFCMPDRFNLTYTDADGTLKRPFVVHRSSIGAIERIVAFLIEHYAGAFPLWLSPVQVRVLPIAETHRAWAREVYEAMREADIRAELDEADETLGRRIRAAKLEKLPYFLVIGEKEVASKTATLESRDSNTHDTLPIPALLEQLQSEIREKKHA, encoded by the coding sequence ATGCCTAACGAAAACCTCCAACACATACGCCACTCTCTCGCGCATCTCCTTGCCGCGGCAGTACACGAGCTCTATCCTGAGGCCCTCCCCACAATAGGCCCCGCGACGGAGAGCGGCTTTTATTACGACTTCGACTGCGGCGAGACGCCGCTCTCTGCCGAGTCTCTTCCCGCGATTGAGGCCAAAATGCGCGAGCTGCTCCCCATCTGGGACGCTTTCGAACGCGAGGAGGTAAGCGAAAAACAAGCTCGAACCCATTTCAAAAACAACTCCTACAAACTCGAGCTCATTGACGAGATTGTCTCCCGCAACGAGCCGCTCACCCTCTATCACGCGGTCCCCTTTAAAACCTACAACCTACAACCTACAACCTTGTTTACCGACCTCTGCCGAGGCGGCCATGTCGAAGACGCGAGCGAGATCGCCCCGGAGAGTTTCGCCCTCTCCCACATCGCTGGCGCCTACTGGCGCGGGGACGAAAAAAATAAGATGTTGACGCGCATCTACGGCATTGCGTTCCACACAAAAGACGACCTCAACGCCCATCTCGCGATGCTCGAGGAAGCAAAAAAACGCGACCACAAAAAGCTCGGGCGCGAGCTTGACCTTTTCACTTTCTCGGAGACCGTTGGAAAAGGCTTGCCGCTCTGGACGCATAAAGGCACAACGATCCGGCGAGAACTGGAGCGCTTTATTGTCGATGAGGAAATACGTCGTGGCTACCTACACGTTTCTACCCCGGATATCGCACGGCTTGCCCTCTACGAAAAGTCCGGACACTACCCACACTACAAAGACTCCATGTATGCGCCGATAACCATCGACGACGAAAAATTTATGCTTCGGCCGATGACGTGCCCGCACCATTACGAACTCTATTTGCGTAAACAACACAGCTATCGGGATCTGCCGGTGCGCATTGCAGAGGTGGCAAAACTGTACCGCTACGAGCAGTCAGGAGAGCTCGCGGGGCTCCAGCGCGTGCGCGTTTTCAGCCTTGCCGACGCGCATATTATCTGTGCCACGGAGGAACAGGCAGGCGAAGAGATCACCGGAGCGCTCGATCTTATCGAATACGTCGCGGGCGTGTTCGGACTCAAGCAAGGCGAACATTTTTCTTACCGACTCTCGCTTGGAGACCGCGATGATGAAAAAAAATATTACAAGAATGACCAGGCATGGGACAAGGGCGAAACGCTCCTGCGTAATCTCTTAGAGAGCAGAAACTGTCGCTTCTACGAAGCGGAAAAAGAAGCGGCATTCTATGGGCCGAAGATAGATATTCAGATGAAAAACGTAAACGGTAAGGAGGACACGGCGTTTACCGTGCAGTACGACTTCTGCATGCCGGACCGATTTAATCTTACATACACGGACGCCGATGGTACTCTCAAGCGGCCGTTCGTGGTGCACCGCTCTTCGATCGGCGCAATCGAGAGAATCGTCGCATTCCTCATCGAACACTACGCCGGAGCATTTCCACTCTGGCTCTCTCCAGTGCAAGTACGTGTGCTCCCAATAGCAGAAACACACCGCGCGTGGGCACGAGAAGTATACGAGGCAATGCGCGAGGCCGATATCCGCGCCGAACTCGACGAGGCGGACGAGACCCTCGGCCGCCGCATCCGCGCTGCAAAACTCGAAAAACTGCCCTATTTCCTCGTCATTGGCGAAAAAGAAGTCGCCTCAAAAACCGCAACCCTCGAGAGTCGTGATTCGAACACGCACGACACCCTCCCCATCCCCGCCCTCCTCGAGCAGCTCCAATCCGAAATCCGCGAAAAAAAACACGCGTAA